One Jeotgalibaca porci genomic region harbors:
- a CDS encoding GNAT family N-acetyltransferase, producing MIQDNEITIRSIKEEDLPILWELAFKDESPEWKKWDAPYYSHQALSYEKFLENAYRWQEQDDFWLIEVNGVVCGTVSYYIEDKTSFWIETGIILYEAPNWGNGIGTRVFRMWFNHLFQTLPIVRIGFTTWSGNKRMMHVGEKLGMTLEARIRKVRYYDGNYYDSIRMGILREEWEQREDTE from the coding sequence ATGATTCAAGATAATGAAATAACAATCCGTTCGATTAAGGAAGAGGACCTTCCGATTCTTTGGGAGCTGGCATTTAAGGATGAATCGCCCGAATGGAAGAAATGGGATGCGCCTTACTATTCGCATCAAGCTTTGTCTTATGAAAAATTCTTGGAAAATGCATATCGTTGGCAGGAACAAGATGATTTTTGGCTCATTGAAGTGAACGGCGTTGTCTGTGGGACTGTTTCCTATTACATCGAAGATAAAACGTCTTTTTGGATTGAAACAGGAATTATTTTGTATGAAGCACCTAATTGGGGAAATGGCATCGGCACGCGCGTTTTCCGCATGTGGTTCAATCACCTTTTTCAAACGTTGCCGATTGTAAGGATTGGCTTTACGACTTGGTCCGGCAACAAACGCATGATGCATGTGGGTGAAAAATTGGGAATGACGTTAGAAGCGCGCATCCGAAAAGTGCGTTATTATGACGGGAACTACTATGATTCCATTCGTATGGGCATTTTGCGTGAGGAATGGGAACAGAGGGAGGATACAGAATGA
- a CDS encoding amidohydrolase, which produces MVEQAVIQQEILDIEDYIVALRRHFHKHPEVSLKEFNTIQRIREELEEIGLPYVNVGETGVLATLTGGKGPGKTLLLRADIDALPMDDRTGAEYASVNPGVNHACGHDGHASALLGAVRVLKAHQEAFTGTILIAFQPAEEIGAGARQFVRGGFVDDVDHVFGIHLSSRHPVGTIIATPGPSNASCDIFKIVVHGKSGHVSNPDLGRDALVSAAAIVTELQTIVSRETKPSDEVVVGIGVLRAGTNYNIIANEAVIEGTVRTFDPDVRAQVLEAVERIARLTAEAHRTSIEFSNYDAAAPLINDVRAAEHAFQAAKKIVGAENIITDAPKSMGADDFADFLAVVPGIYCFVGTQSGESTAFNHHHEQFDIDEKGLLIAAELHVTYALDYLANPF; this is translated from the coding sequence ATGGTTGAACAAGCAGTGATTCAGCAAGAAATTTTAGATATTGAAGATTATATCGTAGCGTTACGCCGGCATTTTCATAAACACCCAGAAGTCAGTTTGAAGGAATTTAATACCATTCAACGGATTCGTGAAGAGTTGGAAGAGATCGGTCTACCCTATGTGAATGTTGGTGAAACCGGCGTACTGGCAACACTAACAGGTGGAAAAGGACCGGGTAAAACACTATTGTTACGTGCAGATATTGATGCTTTACCGATGGACGATCGAACCGGAGCAGAATATGCTTCGGTAAATCCAGGTGTAAACCATGCCTGTGGACACGATGGACATGCCTCGGCACTTTTAGGCGCCGTTCGTGTATTAAAAGCACATCAAGAGGCCTTTACCGGAACGATTCTTATCGCGTTTCAACCTGCTGAAGAGATCGGTGCGGGTGCGCGCCAATTTGTGCGTGGTGGTTTTGTGGATGATGTGGACCACGTTTTTGGTATTCACTTGAGTTCACGTCATCCAGTCGGTACTATCATAGCAACGCCGGGACCTAGTAACGCCTCTTGTGATATTTTCAAAATTGTCGTTCATGGAAAAAGCGGCCACGTTTCAAATCCCGATTTAGGACGCGATGCATTGGTCAGTGCGGCTGCGATTGTAACGGAGCTGCAAACCATCGTCTCACGTGAAACCAAACCGAGTGATGAAGTGGTCGTTGGTATCGGCGTTTTACGAGCAGGAACGAATTATAATATCATTGCCAACGAAGCAGTCATTGAAGGAACGGTTCGTACGTTCGATCCCGATGTTCGCGCACAAGTTCTGGAAGCCGTTGAACGCATCGCGCGTTTGACAGCTGAGGCGCACCGCACTTCAATCGAATTTTCCAATTATGATGCAGCTGCGCCATTAATCAATGACGTACGTGCGGCAGAACATGCTTTCCAAGCCGCTAAAAAAATAGTTGGCGCAGAGAATATTATTACCGACGCACCAAAAAGTATGGGCGCCGATGACTTCGCTGATTTCTTGGCAGTCGTTCCTGGCATTTACTGCTTTGTCGGAACACAAAGCGGTGAAAGTACAGCCTTCAACCATCATCATGAACAATTCGATATAGATGAAAAAGGTTTGTTGATTGCAGCTGAATTACATGTCACCTATGCATTGGATTATTTAGCAAACCCTTTTTAG
- a CDS encoding MetQ/NlpA family ABC transporter substrate-binding protein has protein sequence MNKKKFFGSLVAASALFLAACGGGSNEATEVTVGVVGEINEPWEHVIKELKEKENIAVTLQKFTDYATPNTALADGSIDLNSFQTEIFLDEYNKNAGEDLTVIGYTVMAPLGIYSLDVKDVADLPDGAEIGIPNDGSNNGRALNLLQTAGLIEVDPAAGLLPTLNDITANPHNFVFHELDSSLTARSLEDLDASVINSGMAVDAGFIPTEDAIFLEPVSEESAPYYNTIVAHPDNVDNEVFKTIVEYYQTEGTAEVIKESSKGSSIPIWDQVD, from the coding sequence ATGAATAAAAAGAAATTTTTTGGTAGTTTAGTAGCAGCAAGTGCGCTTTTCTTGGCAGCTTGCGGAGGCGGCAGTAACGAAGCAACGGAAGTAACAGTAGGTGTTGTTGGTGAAATCAACGAGCCTTGGGAACATGTTATCAAAGAGTTGAAAGAAAAAGAAAATATTGCAGTTACTTTACAAAAATTCACTGATTACGCAACACCTAATACTGCATTGGCAGATGGTTCGATCGATTTGAACTCTTTCCAAACAGAAATTTTCTTGGATGAGTACAACAAAAATGCCGGAGAAGATTTAACGGTGATCGGTTATACAGTCATGGCTCCTCTTGGTATTTATTCTTTAGACGTTAAAGACGTTGCGGATTTGCCGGATGGTGCGGAAATTGGTATTCCAAATGATGGGTCAAACAACGGACGTGCGTTGAACTTATTACAAACAGCAGGTTTGATTGAAGTAGACCCCGCTGCTGGATTACTTCCTACTTTGAATGATATTACGGCTAACCCACATAACTTCGTATTCCACGAATTGGATTCTTCCTTAACTGCACGTTCATTGGAAGATTTGGATGCTTCTGTAATTAACAGCGGAATGGCTGTGGATGCAGGCTTCATTCCAACTGAAGATGCGATTTTCTTGGAGCCTGTTTCTGAAGAATCCGCACCGTACTACAATACAATTGTGGCACATCCGGATAATGTCGATAACGAAGTCTTCAAGACAATCGTTGAGTACTACCAGACAGAAGGAACAGCAGAAGTAATCAAAGAATCATCTAAAGGATCAAGTATTCCAATTTGGGATCAGGTTGATTAG
- a CDS encoding MetQ/NlpA family ABC transporter substrate-binding protein, which produces MNKKFLGLTAGLALFLAACGSETATEESVKVSVGVVSEVEVEVWEDVKERLVDQGIELTIEQFGDYVQPNLAAQAGDVDINAFQHVAYLESFNADNDGDLTHIGYTYVSPLGLYSEKVEDYADLADGAKIIIPNDVTNGGRALLLLQAIDLITLDDAAGTEPTLNDITDNPKNLVITDLDASQTARALPDVDAAVINTNFATDSGLVPSEDALFLDTDNISEVSEIYKNVVATRADDADNETYLKVVAEYQTEATAKKLEEVTQGNDVPAWD; this is translated from the coding sequence ATGAATAAGAAATTCTTAGGTTTAACAGCAGGTTTGGCATTGTTCTTGGCAGCATGTGGTTCTGAAACAGCGACGGAGGAGTCTGTTAAAGTTTCAGTCGGCGTCGTAAGTGAAGTTGAAGTTGAAGTATGGGAAGACGTAAAAGAGCGCTTAGTGGATCAAGGGATTGAATTGACAATCGAACAGTTCGGCGACTATGTGCAACCAAACTTGGCAGCACAGGCCGGAGATGTTGATATCAACGCTTTCCAACATGTTGCGTATTTAGAATCATTTAACGCTGATAACGATGGTGACTTGACACACATCGGTTATACCTATGTTTCGCCACTTGGTCTTTATTCAGAAAAAGTTGAAGACTACGCTGATTTAGCAGACGGCGCGAAAATTATTATTCCTAACGATGTGACAAACGGCGGACGTGCGTTGCTATTACTGCAAGCAATCGACTTGATTACTTTGGACGATGCGGCAGGTACAGAACCAACTCTTAACGATATTACTGATAATCCTAAAAACCTAGTCATCACGGATTTGGATGCAAGTCAAACAGCTCGTGCCCTTCCAGATGTGGATGCAGCAGTTATTAATACAAACTTTGCAACAGACTCTGGTTTGGTACCGAGTGAAGATGCTTTATTCTTGGATACAGACAATATTTCCGAAGTAAGCGAAATTTATAAAAACGTTGTTGCAACACGTGCTGATGATGCTGACAACGAAACATACTTGAAAGTTGTTGCAGAATATCAAACAGAAGCAACAGCTAAGAAACTTGAAGAAGTAACACAAGGCAACGACGTTCCAGCTTGGGATTAA
- a CDS encoding methionine ABC transporter permease: MDFINNLLPNVTPIWDDVWVAFLETLYMVTMTALIAGVLGIILGVILLITDENGLTPNHLLYNILDKIVNVFRSLPFIILLGVIYKLTRFIVGTSIGSTAAIVPLVISTTPFFARQIQNALLEVDPGVVEAAQAMGTSNLDIIFRVYLKEGLASIIRVSAVTIINVIGLTAMAGAVGGGGLGNLAISRGYNRFQDDVILVATGLILIIVFISQAIGNYLVKKVSH; encoded by the coding sequence ATGGATTTCATTAATAATTTACTGCCAAACGTGACACCTATATGGGATGACGTTTGGGTCGCTTTCCTGGAAACTTTGTACATGGTGACCATGACCGCTTTAATTGCAGGAGTACTGGGTATCATCCTAGGTGTCATCCTTCTTATTACAGATGAAAATGGACTGACCCCGAACCATCTGCTTTACAATATTTTAGACAAAATCGTTAACGTGTTCCGTTCTCTACCGTTTATTATCTTGTTAGGTGTTATTTATAAATTAACCCGTTTCATCGTAGGAACGTCAATTGGTTCTACGGCAGCAATCGTCCCGTTGGTTATTTCGACTACTCCTTTCTTTGCCCGTCAAATCCAAAATGCTTTGCTGGAAGTTGACCCGGGGGTTGTAGAAGCTGCGCAAGCCATGGGAACAAGCAATCTGGATATTATCTTCCGTGTTTATTTGAAAGAGGGCTTGGCATCTATCATCCGCGTGTCTGCTGTGACCATTATCAACGTCATTGGCTTAACGGCAATGGCGGGCGCGGTCGGCGGTGGTGGCTTGGGTAACTTGGCTATCTCTCGCGGGTATAACCGATTCCAAGACGATGTTATCTTAGTCGCAACAGGTTTAATCTTAATTATTGTTTTTATCAGCCAAGCAATTGGTAATTATTTAGTCAAAAAAGTTAGTCACTAA
- a CDS encoding methionine ABC transporter ATP-binding protein, with protein sequence MIDLQNVSVTFVDERKREINAVRNVSLKVERGDVYGIVGYSGAGKSTLVRTINLLQPPSEGKVWVNKNEITALNKEELREARKKIGMIFQHFNLMDSRTIFDNVAFPLKRSDLTKQEIAEKVTELLELVGLADKAKAYPSQLSGGQKQRVAIARALANDPEILLCDEATSALDPKTTSSILTLLKELNKELNLTIVIITHEMQVVKEICNKVAVMEDGHVIENGSLLEIFTQPQNQLTKDFIDTATHVDQGIETVLLHPTLLNLAADDVLVKLSFVGGSTGEPLISKLSKDFQVAGNILFGNVEILQETPVGTLLIVLSGAPDKIAEAVRFLQDSDVTVTIIEPDEIEARKVQKGEE encoded by the coding sequence ATGATTGACTTACAAAATGTATCAGTCACATTTGTCGATGAGCGCAAACGTGAAATAAATGCAGTACGCAATGTCTCATTAAAAGTAGAACGCGGAGATGTTTACGGAATCGTTGGTTATAGCGGTGCCGGTAAAAGTACGTTAGTACGGACGATTAATTTACTCCAACCGCCTTCAGAAGGAAAAGTATGGGTAAACAAAAATGAAATAACCGCTCTTAATAAAGAAGAACTGCGTGAAGCCCGCAAAAAAATCGGCATGATCTTTCAACACTTTAACTTAATGGATTCACGGACCATATTTGATAATGTGGCTTTCCCATTAAAACGTTCGGACTTAACCAAGCAAGAGATTGCCGAAAAAGTAACCGAGTTATTGGAACTCGTCGGTCTGGCGGATAAAGCCAAAGCGTACCCTTCTCAACTATCAGGTGGTCAAAAGCAACGGGTGGCAATTGCGCGTGCGTTGGCAAATGATCCGGAAATCCTGTTGTGTGACGAAGCAACCAGTGCTTTAGATCCAAAGACAACATCTTCTATCTTAACGTTGTTGAAGGAATTAAATAAAGAATTAAATCTAACTATCGTGATTATCACGCATGAAATGCAAGTCGTGAAGGAAATTTGTAACAAGGTTGCGGTTATGGAAGATGGGCATGTCATTGAAAATGGTTCACTTCTGGAAATCTTCACCCAACCACAAAACCAACTAACAAAAGACTTTATCGACACAGCAACCCATGTGGATCAAGGGATTGAAACAGTTCTATTGCATCCAACCCTTCTAAACTTGGCAGCAGATGATGTCCTGGTTAAACTGTCCTTTGTTGGCGGGTCAACCGGTGAACCGCTCATTTCCAAGTTGAGTAAAGACTTCCAAGTAGCCGGAAACATTTTATTCGGAAACGTTGAAATCCTCCAAGAAACACCGGTCGGAACTTTACTAATCGTTTTATCCGGTGCACCAGATAAAATCGCTGAAGCGGTTCGCTTCCTACAAGATAGCGACGTTACAGTAACGATTATCGAACCGGACGAGATTGAAGCTCGTAAAGTTCAGAAAGGAGAGGAATAA